A single genomic interval of Dyella sp. GSA-30 harbors:
- a CDS encoding paraquat-inducible protein A, with the protein MKVLSSLIVCPHCDAVYRRPSLALDQVARCSECHSVICRSNRLNIEGWLALTVTSAITFIIANAFPVMSVGLQNFRNDATLWEATTSLVQGGWAPMAVPAMLMAIMAPLAQIVLLGWVLAFAWHGQRAPGFQHSMKLLVMLRRWNMLDVAFLGVMVAAIKLSSMAEVAIGPGMWAIGALLCLTALTANGDLLWLWDATERKPQTVDP; encoded by the coding sequence ATGAAAGTTCTCTCCAGCTTGATCGTCTGCCCGCACTGCGATGCCGTCTATCGACGGCCCAGCCTTGCACTTGACCAGGTGGCACGCTGCAGTGAATGTCATTCGGTGATATGTCGCTCCAACCGGCTCAACATCGAGGGCTGGTTGGCGTTGACGGTGACATCGGCAATCACCTTCATCATCGCCAATGCGTTCCCGGTGATGAGTGTCGGCCTGCAAAACTTCCGCAACGATGCCACCTTGTGGGAAGCCACCACGTCCCTGGTTCAGGGCGGATGGGCACCGATGGCGGTCCCCGCCATGCTCATGGCGATCATGGCGCCGCTTGCACAGATCGTGCTGCTTGGCTGGGTGCTGGCGTTCGCGTGGCATGGCCAACGAGCACCCGGGTTCCAGCACAGCATGAAGCTGCTCGTCATGTTGCGCCGATGGAACATGCTCGACGTCGCCTTTCTTGGCGTCATGGTGGCGGCGATCAAACTGTCGAGCATGGCGGAAGTGGCGATTGGCCCCGGCATGTGGGCCATCGGCGCGCTGCTTTGCCTGACTGCGCTCACCGCAAACGGCGATCTCCTGTGGTTGTGGGATGCGACGGAACGCAAGCCGCAAACGGTGGATCCATGA
- a CDS encoding 2OG-Fe(II) oxygenase, with product MNDPRGIDWTRVESDLDRYGAATIKHLLSPETCHTLIDSYTDDMLFRSKVVMDRHGFGRGEYKYFAYPLPAPLETLRTTLYPDLAVIANRWQAAMGMAVTYPTSHADYLKQCHTAGQTRPTPLLLRYEPGDYNCLHQDLYGEHVFPLQMAILLSRPGDDFTGGEFVLTEQRPRMQSRAEVVPLVQGDAVVFAVHHRPVRGTKGVYRVNMRHGVSRVRSGYRHTVGIIFHDAK from the coding sequence ATGAATGACCCGCGCGGCATCGACTGGACACGTGTCGAGTCCGATCTCGATCGTTACGGCGCTGCCACGATCAAACACCTGCTATCGCCAGAAACCTGCCATACGCTTATCGATAGCTATACCGACGATATGCTTTTCCGCAGTAAGGTCGTGATGGATCGTCATGGCTTCGGGCGTGGCGAATACAAGTACTTCGCTTATCCGTTACCAGCACCGCTGGAGACACTTCGGACCACGCTGTATCCGGATCTCGCAGTGATCGCCAATCGATGGCAGGCAGCCATGGGTATGGCCGTGACCTATCCGACGAGCCATGCCGACTATCTCAAGCAATGCCATACCGCAGGTCAAACGCGACCGACCCCGTTGCTGCTCCGCTACGAACCTGGCGATTACAACTGCCTGCATCAGGATCTATACGGCGAACACGTCTTCCCGCTTCAAATGGCGATTTTGTTGTCGCGACCGGGGGACGATTTTACCGGCGGAGAGTTTGTGCTTACCGAACAACGGCCGCGCATGCAGTCGCGTGCGGAAGTGGTGCCGCTTGTGCAAGGCGATGCGGTGGTCTTTGCCGTGCATCATCGACCTGTGCGTGGGACCAAGGGCGTGTATCGCGTGAACATGCGTCACGGCGTGAGCCGGGTTCGGTCGGGGTATCGGCATACGGTTGGCATTATTTTTCATGATGCCAAGTGA
- a CDS encoding ATP-binding cassette domain-containing protein → MSAADATQLAFALEHVSKRYGDIVALDNVDLAFAHGSTTALIGSSGSGKSTVLRLLLGLDWPDRGSIKTDGRVLERAHVLQLRQRVGYVIQDGGLFPHLTGLGNLALQPRYLGWDMKRVRERAEELAVLTDLPLDVLDRYPAELSGGQRQRVALMRGLMLNPDALLLDEPLGALDPIVRHELQDELKRIFDQLGKTVIVVTHDLAEAAWFAERLVLISEGKVVQDGRLDDLRQRPANDFVRRFVAAQRRLPESST, encoded by the coding sequence TTGTCCGCGGCTGATGCGACTCAGCTCGCATTTGCGCTGGAGCATGTGAGCAAGCGCTACGGCGATATCGTCGCGCTCGACAATGTCGATCTGGCATTTGCCCATGGCAGCACGACGGCATTGATCGGCAGCAGCGGCTCCGGCAAGTCGACCGTACTACGCCTGCTGCTGGGCCTGGATTGGCCCGATCGCGGCAGCATCAAGACCGATGGCCGCGTGCTCGAACGAGCCCACGTACTGCAATTGCGCCAACGTGTCGGCTACGTGATCCAGGATGGCGGTCTGTTTCCGCACCTCACCGGCCTGGGTAATCTCGCGCTGCAACCGCGTTATCTCGGCTGGGACATGAAACGTGTCCGCGAGCGCGCGGAAGAACTCGCTGTATTGACCGATCTCCCGCTTGACGTATTAGACCGCTACCCGGCCGAACTCTCCGGTGGCCAACGGCAACGCGTTGCCTTGATGCGTGGCTTGATGCTCAACCCCGATGCCTTGCTGCTCGATGAGCCCCTGGGTGCGCTCGATCCGATCGTTCGTCACGAACTGCAGGATGAACTCAAACGCATCTTCGACCAGCTCGGCAAGACGGTGATCGTCGTCACGCACGACCTGGCCGAGGCCGCGTGGTTTGCAGAGCGGCTGGTGCTGATCAGCGAAGGCAAGGTCGTGCAGGACGGCCGGTTGGACGATCTGCGCCAACGTCCGGCGAACGATTTCGTACGACGCTTCGTTGCGGCCCAACGCCGCCTACCCGAATCGTCGACATGA
- a CDS encoding carboxymuconolactone decarboxylase family protein, which produces MMDWMEYRKELVGRIGELGKLTPGTLKGYQELSSAGEKTGHLDAKTRELISLAVAVTTRCDGCITVHTGEALKHGATREEISEALGVAIAMNAGAALVYSARVMDAVSQHSAAKGS; this is translated from the coding sequence ATGATGGATTGGATGGAATATCGCAAAGAGCTGGTAGGCCGCATCGGTGAACTGGGCAAGCTGACGCCTGGAACGCTCAAGGGTTACCAGGAGCTTTCCAGCGCCGGTGAAAAGACCGGGCATCTGGATGCCAAGACGCGCGAGCTGATTTCGCTGGCGGTGGCCGTCACCACGCGTTGCGATGGCTGCATCACCGTGCATACCGGAGAAGCGCTCAAGCACGGCGCCACGCGCGAAGAGATTTCCGAAGCACTGGGCGTGGCGATCGCGATGAATGCCGGCGCGGCCCTGGTGTATTCCGCGCGCGTCATGGATGCGGTGAGCCAGCACAGCGCAGCCAAAGGCAGTTGA
- a CDS encoding SDR family oxidoreductase, whose protein sequence is MRVFVTGASGFIGSAIVDELIAAGHEVLGLARSDAAAAALVAAGAHVHHGSLEDLDSLRSGAEASDAVIHTAFIHDFSKWAENCELDRHVIEILGAVLAGSDRPLIVTSGTGVARTPGRATTEDDAPNSPIPRVASEEAAAAVQARGVRVLVVRLPQVHDPLKQGLISYMIEVAREKGVSAYIGDGLNRWPAVHRLDTANLYRLVLEKGSAGARYNAVAEEGVSLRSIAEAIGQRLNVPVVAQSPEEAQEHFGWLAPLVAADVPASSQRTREHLGWYPTGPDLIADLRQPG, encoded by the coding sequence ATGCGCGTTTTTGTTACCGGTGCGAGCGGATTTATCGGCTCGGCCATCGTCGATGAATTGATTGCCGCGGGACACGAAGTACTCGGCCTGGCTCGCTCGGATGCCGCCGCGGCGGCTCTGGTTGCGGCAGGTGCGCATGTCCATCACGGATCGCTGGAAGACCTCGACAGTTTGCGCAGCGGCGCCGAGGCATCTGATGCGGTGATCCATACCGCTTTCATCCACGACTTCTCCAAATGGGCCGAGAACTGCGAGCTCGACCGGCACGTTATCGAAATCCTTGGAGCCGTGCTCGCCGGCTCCGACCGTCCTCTGATCGTCACCTCCGGCACGGGTGTCGCCAGAACGCCGGGGCGCGCCACTACTGAGGACGATGCGCCGAACTCCCCGATTCCCCGCGTGGCTTCGGAAGAAGCGGCAGCTGCGGTGCAGGCGCGGGGCGTGCGCGTTCTGGTCGTACGTCTTCCGCAGGTTCACGACCCCCTCAAACAAGGTCTCATCAGCTACATGATCGAGGTGGCTCGGGAAAAAGGTGTCTCCGCGTACATCGGTGACGGGCTCAATCGCTGGCCAGCGGTACACCGGCTTGATACGGCGAATCTCTATCGACTGGTGCTCGAGAAAGGCTCCGCCGGAGCGCGATACAACGCCGTGGCCGAGGAAGGCGTGTCCCTGCGAAGCATTGCCGAAGCCATTGGCCAACGCCTGAATGTGCCGGTCGTTGCCCAGTCTCCTGAAGAGGCTCAAGAGCACTTTGGCTGGCTCGCGCCGCTGGTGGCAGCCGATGTACCGGCATCGAGTCAACGCACGCGGGAACACCTGGGGTGGTACCCGACCGGGCCCGATCTCATCGCCGATCTTCGTCAACCCGGCTAG
- a CDS encoding LysR family transcriptional regulator has translation MELRHLRYFLAVAEELNFTRAAARVGIGQPPLSQQIRGLEDELGTPLFRRTPVGAELTEAGKAFLPEARAILLRADHAAEAARRAGRGELGSIRIGFTASAAYLDAVPRSIRWFTRTYADIETSLVEAGTSTLLEQLRDDRLDVAFIRLGRRDPEHVSILPLGAESMSVVVPEGHALTKAKTIALGALAGERMVLFPRDAGPSLHDEIIAACWQAGFEPSFGQVAPQFSSAINLVAAGMGVSLVPKSMARVQVRGVRYLAIQKGAPVIRLALATPAAGNTRVVDHFVASVRRIMG, from the coding sequence ATGGAATTGCGTCACCTGCGCTACTTCCTCGCCGTTGCCGAGGAACTGAATTTCACCCGTGCCGCTGCGCGCGTCGGTATCGGCCAGCCGCCGCTGAGCCAGCAGATCCGCGGCCTTGAAGACGAGTTGGGCACACCACTGTTTCGACGCACGCCGGTGGGCGCGGAGCTGACCGAGGCGGGCAAGGCCTTTTTGCCCGAAGCACGCGCCATACTCCTGCGCGCCGATCATGCCGCCGAAGCGGCGCGCCGGGCCGGGCGCGGCGAATTGGGCAGTATCCGGATCGGCTTTACGGCATCGGCAGCCTATCTCGATGCCGTACCCCGATCGATACGATGGTTTACGCGCACCTATGCCGATATCGAAACTTCGCTCGTTGAAGCGGGTACGTCGACTCTATTGGAGCAACTTCGGGACGATCGGCTCGATGTCGCCTTCATACGATTGGGGCGACGCGATCCGGAGCATGTGTCGATCCTGCCGCTCGGCGCGGAAAGCATGAGCGTGGTCGTGCCGGAAGGACACGCATTGACCAAAGCAAAAACGATCGCGCTCGGTGCACTGGCAGGCGAGCGTATGGTGCTGTTTCCGCGCGATGCGGGCCCCAGCCTGCATGACGAAATCATCGCAGCGTGCTGGCAGGCCGGCTTTGAACCGTCGTTTGGGCAGGTAGCACCGCAATTTTCCTCCGCGATCAACCTGGTCGCCGCCGGCATGGGGGTATCGCTGGTGCCCAAATCCATGGCACGTGTCCAGGTCCGCGGCGTGCGTTATCTCGCTATCCAGAAGGGCGCGCCCGTGATCAGGCTGGCCCTGGCCACGCCAGCGGCCGGCAACACGCGGGTCGTCGATCATTTCGTAGCATCGGTACGACGTATAATGGGCTGA
- a CDS encoding helix-turn-helix transcriptional regulator: MPVLNDNLLGTYLKDRRKKLDPAALGFSLTRRRTPGLRREEVAQRANVSTTWYTWLEQGRGGAPSANVLDRIAQALMLTDVEREHIFLLALGRPPEVRYHAVGGVTPRLQHVLDALEYSPALIKTFTWDVVAWNRAATAVLGNYAELVPEQRNILRMIFCDPRVRAKQADWESVARFAVGAFRADAARAGASREVEALIDELSRMSPEFEAIWRDNDVRAHGEGTKHLNHPQVGLLALEYSSFAIDGRPDLSMIVYHPATSADVDRIKTLVKLQVDATPTKNRLPS; encoded by the coding sequence ATGCCGGTGTTGAACGACAACCTGCTCGGAACCTATCTGAAGGATCGCCGCAAGAAACTCGATCCGGCGGCCCTGGGCTTTTCGCTAACGCGTAGGCGCACACCGGGATTGCGTCGCGAAGAGGTGGCGCAGCGCGCCAACGTGAGCACCACCTGGTACACGTGGCTGGAGCAGGGCCGCGGCGGTGCGCCTTCGGCCAATGTGCTCGACCGTATCGCGCAAGCCTTGATGCTGACGGACGTCGAGCGCGAGCATATCTTTCTGCTGGCTCTGGGCCGCCCGCCGGAAGTGCGCTACCACGCGGTCGGTGGGGTGACGCCACGGCTTCAGCACGTGCTGGATGCGCTCGAATACAGCCCGGCCCTGATCAAGACGTTTACATGGGATGTCGTCGCGTGGAACCGCGCCGCCACAGCTGTGCTGGGCAACTATGCAGAACTGGTGCCGGAGCAGCGCAACATTCTGCGCATGATCTTTTGCGATCCCCGTGTTCGCGCCAAGCAAGCCGATTGGGAAAGCGTGGCACGGTTTGCGGTAGGAGCGTTTCGCGCGGACGCGGCGCGTGCGGGAGCGTCCAGGGAAGTGGAAGCGCTTATTGATGAACTAAGTCGAATGAGCCCTGAGTTCGAAGCGATATGGCGTGACAACGACGTTCGCGCGCACGGCGAAGGCACCAAGCATCTGAACCACCCACAGGTGGGACTTCTCGCGCTGGAATATTCGTCCTTTGCTATCGATGGCCGGCCCGATCTCAGCATGATCGTTTACCACCCGGCAACGTCGGCGGATGTGGATCGGATCAAGACGCTGGTGAAACTCCAGGTAGACGCGACTCCCACAAAGAATCGACTGCCTTCCTGA
- a CDS encoding 2OG-Fe dioxygenase family protein, whose translation MSHTHPPVVSSLLEPVQREGFCFATADTMRPLLEAAGGLADWNAFADSWNRLEPDPYIAATGRSRRRRHATFSADANGVKAEPHQAHFQSLQYNTLQGNIQRWFEPVEPSTAASQSLHTILAFCHRFFGALAPEQLHWHVELHQFRIEASADAAGEPTPEGSHRDGVDFVLVLLVDRENIASGSTSIHAPDGKPLGEFTLTHALDSALIHDPRVFHGVTPVNPIDPKKASHRDVLVVTFRAK comes from the coding sequence ATGTCGCACACCCATCCCCCCGTCGTTTCCTCGTTGCTCGAACCCGTGCAACGAGAAGGTTTCTGCTTTGCCACCGCGGACACGATGCGCCCCTTGCTTGAAGCCGCGGGCGGTCTGGCGGACTGGAACGCATTCGCCGATAGCTGGAATCGACTCGAGCCCGATCCCTATATCGCGGCGACCGGCCGCAGCCGACGCCGGCGACATGCCACCTTTTCCGCCGATGCCAACGGGGTAAAGGCCGAACCCCATCAGGCGCATTTCCAGTCGCTGCAGTACAACACGCTGCAAGGCAACATCCAGCGCTGGTTCGAGCCGGTCGAACCGTCCACCGCAGCCAGTCAAAGCCTGCATACCATTCTCGCGTTCTGCCACCGCTTCTTCGGCGCACTGGCGCCGGAACAGCTGCATTGGCATGTGGAACTGCATCAGTTTCGTATCGAAGCGAGCGCCGATGCCGCGGGTGAGCCCACGCCTGAAGGCAGTCATCGCGATGGCGTGGATTTTGTCCTGGTGCTGCTGGTCGACCGCGAAAACATCGCCAGCGGTTCGACCAGCATCCATGCTCCTGATGGCAAACCGCTGGGCGAGTTCACCTTGACGCATGCACTGGACTCGGCGCTGATTCACGATCCGCGTGTATTTCACGGCGTAACACCGGTAAATCCAATCGATCCGAAGAAAGCATCGCACCGCGATGTACTCGTGGTTACATTCCGCGCGAAATAA
- a CDS encoding oxidoreductase produces the protein MAKTLFITGVSSGFGRAFALAALAAGHRVIGTVRHSDAAADFSALAEGAHAFVLDVTDNAAIPEVVAKAEQLAGPIDVLVNNAGYGHEGILEESPLDEMRRQFEVNVFAAVAMIKAVLPGMRERRRGHIVNITSMGGFITMPGIAYYCGSKFALEGISEVLAKEVAPFGVKVTAVAPGSFRTDWAGRSMVRAERSIGDYDALFNPIRDARVAKSGRQLGDPARAAQALLSLIEMEHPPVHLLLGSDAVGLVKQKLDDMRIDIDRFEALSQSTDSPVA, from the coding sequence ATGGCAAAGACACTTTTCATTACCGGCGTGAGCTCGGGCTTCGGCCGCGCCTTTGCGCTGGCGGCGCTGGCCGCCGGACATCGGGTGATCGGCACGGTTCGCCATAGCGATGCGGCAGCTGACTTTTCCGCGTTGGCCGAAGGCGCCCATGCTTTCGTGCTGGACGTTACCGACAACGCCGCGATTCCGGAGGTTGTCGCCAAGGCCGAACAACTGGCGGGGCCGATCGATGTGCTGGTCAACAATGCCGGTTACGGCCACGAAGGCATACTCGAAGAATCGCCGCTGGACGAGATGCGTCGTCAGTTCGAGGTCAATGTGTTTGCCGCGGTCGCCATGATCAAGGCGGTGCTCCCGGGCATGCGCGAGCGCCGCCGCGGCCACATCGTCAACATCACGTCGATGGGCGGCTTTATCACCATGCCTGGTATCGCCTATTACTGCGGCAGCAAATTCGCCCTGGAAGGGATTTCCGAAGTGCTGGCCAAGGAAGTGGCGCCGTTCGGCGTGAAGGTCACCGCGGTTGCGCCCGGCTCGTTCCGTACAGACTGGGCCGGGCGTTCGATGGTGCGGGCGGAACGCAGCATCGGCGACTACGACGCGTTGTTCAATCCGATCCGCGATGCACGCGTTGCGAAAAGCGGCAGGCAACTGGGCGATCCGGCGCGCGCGGCGCAGGCGTTATTGTCGTTGATCGAGATGGAGCATCCGCCGGTGCATCTGCTGTTGGGCTCCGATGCAGTCGGCCTGGTAAAACAGAAGCTGGATGACATGCGCATCGATATCGATCGTTTCGAAGCGCTCTCGCAGTCGACGGACAGCCCGGTTGCCTGA
- a CDS encoding glycosyltransferase family 39 protein: protein MSVKQTLSFSQLQALPPALRDDNSNAGALLPAEKTGESWLSGDLVWMLAVVGIGLLLRLIHIGHQPFWLDEALTFQRIHLDLPDLVNDSFANRHMPSYFLLLQLLVPYAPGAALLRIPSALLGAMSIGMVFAIARRVGGRNAGLIAGLLMAFSPLQVQYGQEARSYTLVTLLITTALWGLVRLAQDAQRASLGVRQRGFDVWGWACYLLGTIGALDVLGDAAPWLLASNLSLWLVWYHLRQDTEARRGFQRNWIISQAIVLVCCVPFYGAIMLANGSHMLQNFDWIPQLSWRNIWIAAKSVYLMRMATVVQFGLMPTAVPLLGPLVALLGVIGIYRVRGRLDGRVLLLGFLTLPLLLLAVSLFKSMLLPRYILWSAAPFFVLAGLGAAALPRRAMPLLVTTLLLVGSINLAPVYRIETKPRWDVAAATLAANVRPGDTVLTSDPNAPTMLSVLQPKNQQPIDGKALVTQDLDVALARWKQGSRVWAVNGRSAMGEREDVDTFKNTLAALGTPAAQIPQGKEITILMFQAPAAAD, encoded by the coding sequence ATGTCGGTAAAACAGACGCTGTCATTTTCGCAGCTCCAGGCGCTTCCCCCGGCGCTTCGCGATGACAACTCAAATGCAGGCGCCCTGCTGCCTGCCGAAAAGACCGGCGAATCCTGGCTATCGGGCGATCTTGTCTGGATGCTGGCGGTGGTCGGCATCGGGCTGTTGCTGCGCTTGATCCATATCGGCCATCAACCGTTCTGGCTGGATGAAGCGCTGACTTTCCAGCGCATTCATCTGGATCTGCCCGACCTGGTTAACGACAGTTTCGCCAACCGGCACATGCCGAGCTATTTCCTGCTGCTGCAGCTGCTGGTGCCCTATGCCCCGGGCGCTGCATTGCTGCGCATTCCATCGGCGCTGCTGGGCGCGATGTCGATTGGCATGGTGTTCGCGATCGCTCGACGCGTTGGCGGCAGGAACGCCGGGCTCATCGCCGGACTGCTGATGGCGTTCTCGCCGTTACAGGTGCAATACGGGCAGGAAGCACGCTCCTACACGCTGGTAACGCTGTTGATCACCACTGCCTTGTGGGGCTTGGTACGCCTCGCCCAGGATGCTCAACGCGCTTCACTGGGAGTCCGGCAACGTGGCTTCGACGTATGGGGCTGGGCCTGTTATCTGCTAGGCACAATCGGCGCACTGGATGTGTTGGGCGACGCCGCGCCCTGGCTGCTGGCTTCGAACCTGTCGCTATGGCTGGTCTGGTATCACTTGCGACAAGACACTGAGGCGCGTCGCGGATTTCAGCGTAACTGGATCATCAGCCAGGCCATCGTGCTGGTCTGCTGTGTACCGTTCTACGGCGCGATCATGTTGGCCAACGGCAGCCACATGCTGCAGAACTTCGACTGGATTCCGCAGCTCAGCTGGCGAAACATCTGGATCGCCGCCAAGAGCGTCTACCTGATGCGCATGGCTACCGTGGTGCAGTTCGGCTTGATGCCCACCGCCGTACCCTTGCTCGGCCCACTGGTCGCCTTGCTCGGCGTCATTGGCATTTATCGCGTGCGTGGGCGTCTCGATGGCCGCGTGCTGTTGCTCGGCTTTCTCACCCTGCCGTTGTTGTTGCTGGCGGTGTCGCTCTTCAAATCGATGCTGCTGCCGCGCTATATCCTGTGGAGTGCGGCGCCATTCTTCGTGTTGGCCGGCCTGGGGGCTGCAGCATTGCCTCGACGCGCGATGCCCTTGCTGGTGACGACCCTGCTCCTGGTCGGTTCGATCAATCTGGCCCCGGTCTATCGGATCGAGACCAAACCGCGCTGGGACGTCGCCGCCGCGACGCTGGCCGCGAATGTGCGTCCCGGCGATACCGTGCTGACCTCGGACCCGAACGCACCGACCATGCTCTCGGTGCTGCAACCGAAGAACCAGCAGCCTATCGACGGCAAGGCACTGGTCACCCAGGACCTGGACGTCGCCCTGGCACGCTGGAAGCAAGGCAGCCGGGTATGGGCAGTCAATGGACGATCGGCGATGGGCGAACGCGAAGACGTGGATACATTCAAGAACACGCTGGCCGCACTCGGCACGCCTGCAGCGCAGATTCCTCAAGGCAAGGAGATCACGATCCTGATGTTCCAGGCACCCGCTGCAGCGGATTGA
- a CDS encoding glycine betaine ABC transporter substrate-binding protein, with product MKRLLILLALLPALAWATPVRIGSKQFTESVVLGEVARLDAQQAGVDATHQRELGGTRILWSALQHGDIDAYPEYTGTLTQELLKNVAPNADIATLREKLKPLGIGITDSLGFSDTYAVGMLETTAAKLGIARLSDLSKHPELRFGFSNEFMDRQDGWPGIRASYALPQTQVRGLDHTLSYRAVADHAVDAIDLYSTDAEIPYYHLRVLEDDRQYFPRYDAVFLYRLPLEQSAPDFVDVLRRLAGRIDVKTMQQMNAEVKLKGAKETDVAARFLGVRADDDRAGLATRLLQRTIEHVRLVALSLGMALLLAIPLGILAARWTRLGQLVIALTGVLQTIPSLAMFVFMIPLFGIGTWPAIAALFLYSLLPIVRNTHAGLIGIPHELRESAAALGLSSAARLRHVELPMAMRSILAGIKTAAVINVGTATLAALIGAGGYGQPILTGIRLDNVALILEGAVPSAVLALLVQGLFEGVERWLTPRGLRIQARL from the coding sequence ATGAAGCGTCTGTTGATCCTGCTTGCGCTGCTGCCGGCCCTGGCCTGGGCAACGCCGGTGCGTATCGGCTCCAAGCAATTCACCGAGTCGGTGGTGCTTGGCGAAGTGGCGCGGCTGGACGCGCAGCAAGCCGGCGTGGATGCCACGCATCAGCGCGAGCTCGGCGGCACACGCATCTTGTGGAGCGCGTTGCAGCACGGCGATATCGATGCATACCCCGAATACACCGGCACGCTGACCCAGGAGCTGTTGAAAAACGTGGCGCCAAATGCGGATATCGCCACGTTGCGCGAAAAACTCAAGCCGCTGGGCATAGGCATCACCGACTCGCTGGGCTTCAGCGATACCTATGCCGTCGGCATGCTGGAAACCACGGCTGCCAAGCTCGGCATCGCGCGTCTCTCCGACCTGTCAAAACATCCCGAGCTACGCTTCGGATTCTCCAACGAGTTCATGGATCGCCAGGACGGTTGGCCGGGCATTCGCGCGAGTTACGCCTTACCACAAACGCAGGTGCGCGGTCTCGACCACACCTTGTCGTACCGTGCCGTCGCTGATCATGCCGTCGATGCGATCGACCTTTACAGTACGGACGCGGAAATTCCTTACTACCACCTGCGCGTGCTCGAAGACGACCGCCAATACTTTCCGCGCTACGACGCCGTGTTCCTTTATCGTCTGCCGCTGGAGCAAAGCGCACCCGACTTTGTCGATGTCCTGCGCCGGCTTGCCGGGCGCATCGACGTCAAGACCATGCAGCAGATGAACGCCGAGGTGAAACTTAAAGGCGCGAAGGAGACGGATGTCGCCGCGCGCTTTCTTGGTGTGCGTGCCGACGATGATCGAGCCGGCCTCGCAACCCGTCTGCTTCAGCGCACCATCGAGCATGTGAGGCTGGTGGCTCTTTCGCTCGGCATGGCGCTGTTGCTTGCTATTCCACTGGGTATCCTGGCCGCGCGATGGACACGCCTGGGGCAATTGGTGATCGCGCTCACCGGCGTGTTGCAGACCATCCCTTCGCTGGCGATGTTCGTCTTCATGATTCCGTTGTTCGGCATCGGTACCTGGCCGGCGATCGCGGCACTCTTTCTCTATAGCCTGCTGCCGATCGTGCGCAACACGCATGCCGGATTGATCGGCATTCCCCACGAGCTACGCGAATCGGCCGCGGCGCTGGGCCTGTCCAGCGCGGCGAGGTTGCGCCATGTGGAATTGCCCATGGCGATGCGTTCGATTCTGGCCGGCATCAAGACGGCTGCCGTGATCAATGTCGGTACCGCCACACTGGCCGCGCTTATCGGCGCCGGTGGTTACGGCCAACCGATACTCACCGGTATCCGCCTCGACAATGTCGCTTTGATCCTGGAAGGCGCGGTGCCTTCGGCGGTGCTTGCCTTGCTGGTGCAGGGGCTTTTTGAGGGCGTAGAGCGCTGGCTTACGCCGCGCGGCTTGAGAATCCAGGCACGGCTATAG
- a CDS encoding paraquat-inducible protein A — MMTGIQRAQHLGVIGCRVCGLVVAPAGHESDQRCPRCRSVLRSRHARSIERTWALLFASMICYLPANLLPVMEISSLGHAAHLSTVIGGVIDLWRDGSYDVALVILVTTVVIPCAKFFALFFLLMSIQFGWSWAQRTRSRLFHLLELVGYWSMLDVLVVGLLASLVKFDALGGIEPGPGIFFFGISVVLTMLAAHSFDPRLIWDSEKGGA; from the coding sequence ATGATGACCGGGATCCAGCGCGCGCAACATCTAGGCGTCATCGGTTGCCGGGTTTGCGGACTTGTCGTGGCGCCCGCCGGACACGAGAGCGATCAACGCTGCCCGCGCTGTCGATCTGTATTGCGCAGCCGCCACGCACGAAGCATCGAGCGCACCTGGGCGCTGCTGTTCGCCTCGATGATCTGCTACCTGCCCGCCAATCTGCTTCCCGTCATGGAGATCAGTTCACTCGGTCATGCCGCGCATCTTTCTACCGTCATCGGCGGTGTGATCGACCTGTGGCGCGACGGTTCGTATGACGTCGCGCTGGTGATCCTGGTCACCACCGTGGTCATACCGTGCGCGAAGTTCTTTGCACTCTTTTTCTTGCTGATGTCGATTCAATTCGGCTGGTCCTGGGCGCAGCGAACCCGATCCCGCCTCTTTCATCTGCTCGAACTAGTCGGCTACTGGTCGATGCTCGACGTCTTGGTGGTGGGGCTGCTGGCCAGCCTGGTCAAGTTTGATGCATTGGGTGGCATCGAGCCCGGGCCCGGCATCTTCTTTTTCGGTATATCCGTCGTCCTGACGATGCTTGCTGCACACAGCTTCGACCCACGGTTGATCTGGGACAGCGAGAAAGGTGGCGCATGA